Proteins found in one Balneola sp. genomic segment:
- a CDS encoding TIGR03643 family protein, with the protein MADFSTLSKSDKSRIVEMAWEDRTPFDAIEFQFGLSEDETIQLMRSEMKRSSFKMWRERVSGRDTKHRKKRKEEVNRFVSPNQN; encoded by the coding sequence ATGGCTGATTTCAGTACATTATCTAAATCCGATAAAAGCAGAATTGTAGAGATGGCGTGGGAAGACCGTACCCCTTTTGATGCCATCGAATTTCAGTTTGGTCTCAGTGAAGATGAAACCATTCAGCTAATGCGATCCGAAATGAAACGTTCCAGCTTTAAGATGTGGCGGGAACGTGTTTCCGGAAGAGATACCAAACACCGCAAAAAGAGAAAAGAAGAAGTGAATCGATTTGTAAGCCCAAATCAAAACTAG
- a CDS encoding amidohydrolase encodes MRITNYLFLSLILFFSACSNSANPDQYLITGVNVIDIETGNISENQSILINKNEIADIFEDGAKSPDVFETIAMEGKYVIPGLWDMHIHLRGGQELVPSNRSLLPMYLASGVTSVRDAGGDLTPSIFDWQSQIEAGSLEGPDIYTSGPKIDGPDPTWEGSIEVVNSEEISAALDSLESIGVDYVKIYESTLSGEAYLEIIRQAEERGLTVTGHMPMSIFIDDAISEGLDGIEHLYYVLKGTSDRELEITSDVYNGRLGFWSAVAELKESYNEDTARVFYQRLVEEEVYVIPTLHIDNILSFLHEVDHTDDEYLKYIPEDIQETYQRRVRSAQRRDAEAIQFEKELNDLFKKITGDMQAAGIKILAGSDAGAYNSYVYPGISLHKELQEFVSSGLTPLEALQASSLNGSLFFGDYDQTGSINIGKQADLLILNANPLSDIKNTEQIYSVVSNGKHYDKGELEKILEEMD; translated from the coding sequence ATGCGTATCACTAATTACCTGTTTTTATCTCTGATTCTATTTTTCTCAGCTTGTTCCAACTCTGCTAACCCTGATCAATATTTAATTACCGGCGTGAATGTCATTGATATTGAGACCGGCAACATCTCTGAAAATCAATCTATACTAATCAACAAGAACGAGATAGCAGATATTTTTGAGGATGGAGCAAAATCACCCGATGTATTTGAGACTATCGCGATGGAGGGTAAGTATGTAATACCCGGACTCTGGGATATGCACATCCACTTACGCGGCGGACAAGAACTTGTACCTTCAAACCGAAGTTTGCTGCCCATGTACTTAGCAAGTGGAGTGACCTCGGTGCGAGATGCCGGCGGTGATCTAACCCCTTCGATATTTGACTGGCAGTCACAGATTGAAGCCGGATCGCTTGAAGGACCTGACATCTACACATCCGGACCAAAAATTGATGGCCCCGACCCCACCTGGGAAGGTTCCATCGAAGTGGTGAATTCTGAGGAAATATCTGCAGCTCTCGATTCTCTTGAGTCTATCGGGGTTGATTATGTTAAGATCTACGAAAGTACCTTGAGTGGGGAAGCATACCTCGAGATTATTCGTCAAGCCGAAGAACGAGGACTTACCGTCACCGGACATATGCCAATGAGTATCTTTATTGATGATGCCATTTCCGAAGGTCTGGATGGCATTGAGCATTTGTATTACGTTTTGAAAGGAACCTCAGACAGAGAACTTGAAATCACCAGCGATGTCTATAATGGGAGGCTTGGGTTTTGGTCTGCAGTCGCTGAACTTAAAGAAAGCTATAATGAAGATACCGCCAGAGTTTTCTATCAAAGATTGGTTGAAGAGGAAGTTTATGTGATCCCAACCCTGCACATTGACAATATCTTAAGCTTTCTTCATGAGGTTGATCATACTGACGATGAGTACTTGAAATATATTCCGGAAGATATTCAGGAGACTTATCAGCGAAGAGTTCGCTCTGCTCAGCGCCGGGACGCAGAAGCCATCCAGTTTGAAAAAGAGCTCAATGATTTATTCAAGAAAATAACGGGAGATATGCAGGCGGCTGGTATTAAAATATTAGCAGGTTCTGATGCCGGAGCCTACAATTCTTATGTTTATCCCGGTATTTCTCTACACAAAGAACTGCAGGAATTTGTTAGCTCAGGCTTAACTCCACTGGAAGCTTTGCAAGCTTCGTCATTAAACGGATCTCTCTTTTTTGGTGATTACGATCAAACAGGAAGTATCAACATTGGCAAGCAGGCAGATCTACTTATTCTAAATGCGAATCCATTATCCGATATTAAAAATACTGAGCAAATCTATTCGGTAGTTTCAAACGGCAAGCATTATGATAAAGGAGAATTAGAGAAGATTTTAGAAGAAATGGACTAG